Within Desulfobacterales bacterium, the genomic segment GCCGGGCCAGTGCCTTGCGCGCCGCGGGGAGGCCCTGGCCGGCCGCCTTTTTATACCAGGCCCGGGCCTGGTCCAGGTTGGTGGCCACCCCCAACCCTTTTTCATAGAGGGCCGCCAGCCGATACTGGCCCCGGGAATAGTTGGACCGGGCTGCCCGCCGGTAAAGATCCAGGGCCCGGCCGTAATCCCGGGCCACCCCCTTGCCCTGTTCGTAGAGCATCCCGAGATAGACCTGGCCGCGCGGGTAGCCCTGGGCCGCCGCCTTGTCATACCAGACCAGGGCCTGGCCATAATCCTGTTTGACACCAAGCCCGTGCTCGTAGAGATAGCCCAGGTTGACCTGGGCCCTGGCCATGCCGAGATCCGCGGCCCGGCGATAGAGTTGAGCGGCCTTGGCGGGATTTTTTTTGACTCCCCGGCCCATCTCGTACAGCACCCCCAATGCCCGGAGCCCATTGGCGTGATCCTGGGCCGCGGCTTTTTCATACCAGCGTCGCGCAGTACCATAATCTTTTTTTACGCCCCGCCCAGTCGCGTAACGCTCGCCCAAGGTGGTCTGGGCCGTGGGGTCGCCTTTTTCAGCGGCCGCGGTCAGATCGGCCAGGCCGGCGCCCTGGGCCGGAGGAATGGAAAATGTCAGAACACAGAAAAAGATGAGAAGAAGTCGCATGGGAATTGCCCTGCCCGTCAAGGGATCGTGGCGCGCCGAATCTGCGAATTTATCTTTGAGCAAACCCTTGACCAACAAGTAACAATTATTTTGTAACCGTTCACCAGGGGTTACAAATTTACGGAAACCACCGGCCTGTAAACGCTTATATTATTTTTATTGCGCTCCCGGCGCAGCCATCAGCCATGGAACGTCTCATTTTAGCGGCCCGGTCAACGGTGTCAACCCCGGGCCGGATAATATCGTTCAGGATGCGGATCAGTCGGTGAGTTCCACCCAGAACAGGCCGATTTTCTTATCCTTATGGGTGGCTTCGATGGGATATAAGCGGCCCTTTTTGTTCTTGGAATAACGGGTCCAGAGGTCCCGGCCGGTATAGACCGTGTAGCCGAGATCATTGCCGTCGTTAACGGACTTGGGCGGTGCAAAGCCCTTGAGATTGACGAAAACCTCCTCGTCCAGGCCCGGGATGTTGGTGCGGATCCCCTGGAGACTCAGCCGCGCGCCCCTGGGCATTGACAGCACCTCTCCCTCGGCCAGGGTCTGTAATTGGTCGCCGACCCGGACCAGGAGCTGTTCGGCCTTGAGTTGATCCACCGTGAGCCGGGGCCGGGGGGAGGAAGAAACCGGCGCTGTCTCCTCCCTGGGCACCACCAGGACCCAGCCGCACTCCTCGGCATCCTTGCGGATGATGATCCTGGTCGGCTTGCACACCCTGAACGGGATATTGGTGTCGTTCTTGGTGCCCATATTCTCGATATCGGCTATCACCCCCCGGGGGTAATTGGCGAGGATGTCGGTGACCGTGATCTCGTCCCCAAGGGTGATGAAAAGCGTGGCGCCGTTGGCCAGGGCCACGGGATGGGAATCATTGACCTTGACCAGCAGATAATTAAGCCGGGGCTGGTCGAGAACCAGGCCCGGCGAATCAAGGACAATCCCCATTTCCTCCATAAAGGTGTTGATCACCAGTTTCTGCATCTGGATCTTGGTTTCCAGCTTTTTGATCATCTTCGAGGTTTCAACGCCGAATGCCGGGATATGCGCCCGGGTCAGGGCATAGAAGGTGGCGGACTTGCGCTGTTCCTTATGCTTGCTGTCCGTGGCGAAGGTGTCGTGGTTGTTGGCCCGGAACCGGTAGCGCGGGTTGGGGATCTGCTGGTTGACCCGGGCGATTACCCGGCGGGCCAGGGAACCGAGTTCAACCACCTTGTCGCTGTCCGGCACCTGGTAGGTGTCGGTGTCAAAGATGATCGACTGGCCGTAGCGTCCCGGGTTTTCCATATCGTTTATCCAGGTGGGGGAGTAGTAGCCCGACCCTTCATGGAGGTTGAGCAGACAGTCGCTTTCCGCGATCAGGTGTTTGAGAATGGAGACTATTTCCTCGTCCAGGTGGGTGACCTGATCGGTCTCCCGGGCGAACTTGCGGTTCATGTCCCCGGTCAGACCGTTCCGGCTGTTTAACAGGATGGAGTAGAGGTTGGCCCGGGGCACCACGATCAGGTTGCCTTTTTTCAGGTGGGTGTCGGCGTAGAGATCAGCAGTGAGGTAACCGCCGGGTTCATCCCCCTGGATCCCGCCGATAATCATGATCGTCTTGCCCGACTCCTCGCCGAATATCCGGTATACGTTGAGTTCGTGTTCGGTGTTGGCCAGGAAAACTTCGTGGCGGATCTGGGCCCCGGCCGTGCCGGTCAGGCCGAAGAGAATGACCAGACACCATCCCCAGCAGAGGAAGAACAGCCGGTTTCTCATCGATCGGTCCTCTTGGCCTTTGACCACAGTTCTCGTTTTATCAACCAGCCCGGGCCGGTATGATCCAGGTGCAGGGTCTTGGTGCCGTCCGCAACATAACGGTCCGAGCGATATCCCTGCCGGAAGGAGACAATGGCCCCGGATCCGGTCCACTTGATCCGGATATCCTTGATGGTCACCTTGATGAACTTGTAGGTCCGGTTGAGCCGGGCCTTGTGGGCCCGCCAGGCGGCGAGGTTCATGCCGTCCTGGCGGAAGCCGGGATGATAGGCCGCGATATAGGCGTCAAGGTCCTTGTTCGACCAGGCCGTCCGCCAGGCCTCGATAAAGGCCATGATCTCCCGCCGGTCCCGGGGATGGGCCGGTTGAGCCTCCTTGACAGCCGGAACCGGGGGGTGGGGTGCTGCTTTTTTTGCGACAACGGTGGCCGTCGCCGGCCCTGGTTCGGCTGGTGGGGATGATGATGGTTCGGCAAGCGGCTGGCGAACAATTTCAGCCGCTGTCTTGGGCTTTGGCAGCGGGGATGGCTCGGGGGGCTGTTTCAGGGACAGCGGAGTAAGCAGGGTCAACCGGGAAGAGGGCGGTTCAACCTGTTTGGCGGGCGGGCCCGGGACCGGAGGGGCAGACCCCTTGTCTGGTGCGGGAATCGAGGCTTTGGCGACCCGGTCCCGGGACAGCTGGGAAAGAGGGCTTGCCGCAATCTTCATCGGGTAGAGGGGATAGATCTGGATCGGAGTGGTGTTGGTAATCCGTTCCATGATCTGCCAGTCCTTTCCATCCCTGAACTGTAGATAACTGCGGCCGTAGCCGCGCCGGCGGGTGGCGTCGTTGCGCCGCTGGCTGAATTCGCCCACGGCCACGGCCTGCCTGCCGCCGTAGTTGATCAGGTAGAGAGAATCGAACCTGGTTCGCCGGGGGTCGAAGCTCGCCGGGAGC encodes:
- a CDS encoding L,D-transpeptidase family protein; this encodes MKKTASLFFLLLLIWTIFPALPVSGAVFKGTDLPVTLSPTHRFQRLFKVFSVTEPLHLVLVEKKQQRLLVLRHDGTLKLIASFVCATGENPGRKRVSGDSRTPEGIYFITKIFKDNKITIFGNRALHLDYPNIFDKLAGNNGDGIYLHGTNKKLKPNSTNGCITLANDDLKELVQYMDMMVTPVVVVDDLESLDSLLATRGIDSARLEKSLLPASFDPRRTRFDSLYLINYGGRQAVAVGEFSQRRNDATRRRGYGRSYLQFRDGKDWQIMERITNTTPIQIYPLYPMKIAASPLSQLSRDRVAKASIPAPDKGSAPPVPGPPAKQVEPPSSRLTLLTPLSLKQPPEPSPLPKPKTAAEIVRQPLAEPSSSPPAEPGPATATVVAKKAAPHPPVPAVKEAQPAHPRDRREIMAFIEAWRTAWSNKDLDAYIAAYHPGFRQDGMNLAAWRAHKARLNRTYKFIKVTIKDIRIKWTGSGAIVSFRQGYRSDRYVADGTKTLHLDHTGPGWLIKRELWSKAKRTDR
- a CDS encoding M14/M99 family metallopeptidase; amino-acid sequence: MRNRLFFLCWGWCLVILFGLTGTAGAQIRHEVFLANTEHELNVYRIFGEESGKTIMIIGGIQGDEPGGYLTADLYADTHLKKGNLIVVPRANLYSILLNSRNGLTGDMNRKFARETDQVTHLDEEIVSILKHLIAESDCLLNLHEGSGYYSPTWINDMENPGRYGQSIIFDTDTYQVPDSDKVVELGSLARRVIARVNQQIPNPRYRFRANNHDTFATDSKHKEQRKSATFYALTRAHIPAFGVETSKMIKKLETKIQMQKLVINTFMEEMGIVLDSPGLVLDQPRLNYLLVKVNDSHPVALANGATLFITLGDEITVTDILANYPRGVIADIENMGTKNDTNIPFRVCKPTRIIIRKDAEECGWVLVVPREETAPVSSSPRPRLTVDQLKAEQLLVRVGDQLQTLAEGEVLSMPRGARLSLQGIRTNIPGLDEEVFVNLKGFAPPKSVNDGNDLGYTVYTGRDLWTRYSKNKKGRLYPIEATHKDKKIGLFWVELTD